A DNA window from Hordeum vulgare subsp. vulgare chromosome 1H, MorexV3_pseudomolecules_assembly, whole genome shotgun sequence contains the following coding sequences:
- the LOC123397379 gene encoding villin-1-like, which translates to MKAHFLEREMLKSDISYILDYGAEIFLWIGMTTLVSEKKTSATALEEYVHLQGRSSIGHTVIMTEGHEVADFKLHFQHWPKNGVQKLYETGREKVAAIFKHQGYDVAEIPDDKPRQLISSNGCLKVWLVDRGCVTLLCTEE; encoded by the exons ATGAAGGCACATTTTTTAGAAAGAGAAATGCTGAAGTCCGACATaagttacatactggactatggaGCTGAAATATTCTTGTGGATAGGGATGACAACACTAGTttcagagaagaagacatctgctACAGCATTAGAG GAATATGTACACTTACAAGGCAGATCATCAATTGGTCATACTGTTATAATGACCGAAGGTCATGAAGTTGCCGACTTTAAGCTGCATTTTCAGCACTGGCCTAAGAATGGTGTGCAGAAGTTGTACGAGACAGGGCGGGAGAAAGTGGCAG CAATTTTCAAGCATCAGGGCTATGATGTTGCAGAAATTCCAGATGATAAACCTCGGCAGCTCATCAGTAGTAATGGTTGTTTGAAG GTTTGGCTGGTGGACCGTGGTTGTGTAACCCTCCTTTGCACCGAGGAATAG